One Mangifera indica cultivar Alphonso chromosome 4, CATAS_Mindica_2.1, whole genome shotgun sequence genomic region harbors:
- the LOC123213113 gene encoding DNA replication licensing factor MCM4, producing the protein MASDSDYANFNNGGPSSPDDSFSTPIDNTLSSPANNSRPRRGRGNGRRRSSTPSAYATTPPANHSRFASSAETPTTTPSRSNRRTGGRKSAMSPSSTDDAPPSSEAGDDMDETTPTFVWGTNISVQDVKGAIQMFLKHFRESAELLSGSESEVFREGKYMRAINRVLEMEGEWIDVDAHDVFDYDSDLYNKMVRYPLEVLAIFDIVLMDIVSLINPLFDKHVQVRIFNLKSSTSMRSLNPSDIEKMVSLKGMIIRCSSIIPEIREAVFRCLVCGYYSDPVVVDRGRINEPTQCSKQECVAKNSMTMVHNRCRFADKQIVRLQETPDEIPEGGTPHTVSLLMHDKLVDAGKPGDRVEVTGIYRAMSVRVGPTQRTVKSLFKTYIDCLHIKKTNKSRMLVEDHMEVDNSQPRIEEEIQFDESKVEQLKELSKRPDIYETLTRSLAPNIWELDDVKKGLLCQLFGGNALKLPSGASFRGDINILLVGDPGTSKSQLLQYIHKLSPRGIYTSGRGSSAVGLTAYVTKDPETGETVLESGALVLSDRGICCIDEFDKMSENARSMLHEVMEQQTVSIAKAGIIASLNARTSVLACANPSGSRYNPRLSVIDNIHLPPTLLSRFDLIYLILDKADEQTDRRLAKHIVALHFENPESAEQGVLDVATLTEYLSYARKHIHPQLSDEAAEELTRGYVEMRRRGNFPGSSKKVITATPRQIESLIRLSEALARIRFSEWVEKLDVMEAFRLLEVAMQQSATDHSTGTIDMDLITTGVSASERMRRDNLVSTTRNIIMEKMQLGGPSMRLMELLEELKKLSSGSEPHLQDLRGALTTLASEGFVVVHGDSVKRI; encoded by the exons ATGGCCTCCGATTCCGATTACGCCAACTTCAACAATGGCG gTCCGTCTTCTCCAGATGACTCGTTTTCGACTCCAATCGACAACACGTTGTCGTCACCCGCCAACAATTCGCGCCCTCGTCGTGGTCGGGGTAATGGACGGCGCCGTTCCTCAACACCCTCAGCCTATGCAACTACTCCACCTGCTAATCACTCCCGCTTCGCCTCGTCAGCGGAGACCCCAACCACTACTCCATCTCGTTCCAATCGCAGAACTGGCGGCCGAAAATCCGCAATGTCACCGTCTTCGACCGATGACGCTCCACCAAGTTCAGAAGCGGGGGACGACATGGACGAAACTACCCCTACCTTTGTTTGGGGCACTAATATTAGTGTTCAAGATGTGAAGGGGGCAATTCAGATGTTTCTGAAGCACTTTAGAGAGAGTGCAGAGTTGTTAAGTGGTAGTGAAAGTGAAGTTTTTAGAGAAGGGAAGTATATGAGGGCTATAAATAGGGTTCTTGAAATGGAAGGAGAGTGGATTGATGTTGATGCACATGATGTGTTTGATTATGATTCTGATTTGTATAACAAAATGGTTAGGTACCCTCTCGAGGTTTTGGCCATTTTTGATATTGTGTTGATGGATATTGTTAGCTTGATTAATCCTTTGTTTGACAAGCATGTGCAAGTTAGGATTTTTAATCTCAAGAGCTCTACTTCGATGCGAAGTCTCAACCCATCtg atATTGAGAAGATGGTCTCATTGAAGGGGATGATAATTCGGTGTAGTTCAATAATACCAGAGATTAGGGAGGCGGTATTTAGGTGTCTTGTATGTGGATACTATTCAGACCCTGTTGTGGTGGATAGAG GACGAATAAACGAGCCTACTCAATGCTCGAAGCAAGAGTGTGTGGCTAAAAATTCTATGACAATGGTGCACAATCGATGCAG GTTCGCTGATAAGCAAATTGTGAGGCTGCAGGAGACACCTGATGAGATCCCTGAGGGTGGAACACCTCATACTGTGAGCTTGTTGATGCATGACAAGCTGGTGGATGCCGGAAAGCCAGGTGACAGAGTTGAG GTCACTGGGATTTACAGGGCTATGAGTGTCCGAGTTGGGCCAACACAGAGAACTGTGAAATCATTATTTAAG ACCTATATTGACTGTCTTCATATAAAGAAAACGAACAAATCAAGAATGCTTGTTGAGGATCATATGGAAGTTGATAATAGCCAACCTAGAATTGAGGAAGAAATCCAATTTGATGAGTCAAAA GTGGAGCAATTGAAAGAGCTGTCAAAAAGACCTGATATATATGAAACATTGACCAGGTCTTTGGCACCAAATATCTGGGAGTTAGATGATGTGAAGAAAGGTCTTCTTTGTCAG CTTTTTGGCGGGAATGCCTTGAAGTTGCCATCAGGTGCTAGCTTCCGTGGTGATATCAATATCCTTCTTGTTGGTGATCCTGGAACTAGCAAGTCCCAATTGCTCCAATATATACACAAACTGTCTCCACGAGGCATTTACACCAGTGGAAGGGGAAGCTCTGCTGTTGGTTTGACAGCTTATGTCACAAAAGATCCTGAAACCGGGGAAACT GTCCTGGAGAGTGGAGCTTTGGTTCTGAGTGATAGAGGTATCTGCTGCATTGatgaatttgacaaaatgtcTGAGAATGCAAGGAGCATGTTGCATGAG GTGATGGAGCAGCAAACTGTTTCAATAGCAAAGGCTGGAATAATTGCTTCCCTAAATGCCAGGACTTCTGTATTAGCTTGTGCAAATCCAAGTGGCTCACGCTATAACCCTCGCTTGTCTGTGATTGACAACATACACCTTCCTCCTACCTTGTTGTCCAG GTTTGATTTGATCTACTTGATTCTTGACAAAGCTGATGAACAGACAGATAGACGACTTGCTAAGCATATTGTTGCCTTACACTTTGAGAATCCTGAG AGTGCAGAGCAGGGTGTCCTAGATGTTGCTACATTAACTGAATATTTGAGCTATGCCAGAAAGCATATTCATCCACAGTTATCTGATGAAGCTGCCGAAGAGTTAACTCGAGGATATGTTGAGATGAGGAGAAGAGGGAATTTCCCTGGCAGCAGCAAAAAG GTGATAACAGCAACACCTAGGCAAATTGAGAGTTTGATACGCCTTAGCGAGGCCCTAGCTCGCATTCGATTCTCAGAGTGG GTTGAAAAGCTTGATGTAATGGAGGCATTTCGGCTCCTGGAAGTTGCAATGCAACAGTCAGCTACCGATCATTCTACTG GAACTATTGACATGGATCTCATAACTACTGGAGTTTCGGCAAGTGAACGGATGAGACGTGATAATTTGGTATCCACAACACGCAACATAATTATGGAGAAGATGCAACTTGGAGGGCCCTCAATGCGCTTGATGGAG TTACTGGAAGAGCTGAAGAAGCTGAGTTCTGGAAGTGAACCTCACCTTCAAGAT CTGAGAGGTGCACTTACAACACTTGCAAGCGAGGGATTTGTAGTCGTCCACGGTGACAGTGTGAAAAGAATATGA